From the Purpureocillium takamizusanense chromosome 6, complete sequence genome, one window contains:
- the ALTA12 gene encoding 60S acidic ribosomal protein P1 (EggNog:ENOG503P5HS~COG:J), translated as MSTPELASSYAALILADDGVEITADKLQTLIKAAGVEEFEPIWASIFAKALEGKDVKDLLVNVGSGGGAAAPAAGGAAGAGGDAAAPAAEEKEEEKEESDEDMGFGLFD; from the exons ATGTCTACCCCCGAACTCGCTTCGTCCTACGCggccctcatcctcgccgatgatggtgtCGAGATCACT GCCGACAAGCTGCAGACCCTGATCAAGGCTGCCGGTGTCGAGGAGTTCGAGCCCATCTGGGCTTCCATCTTCGCCAAG GCTCTGGAGGGCAAGGACGTCAAGGACctgctcgtcaacgtcggctctggtggcggcgctgctgcccccgctgctggtggtgccgccggcgccggtggtgacgccgctgcccctgccgctgaggagaaggaggagg AGAAGGAGGAGTCGGACGAGGACATGGGCTTCGGTCTCTTCGACTAA